A window from Desulfovibrio subterraneus encodes these proteins:
- a CDS encoding lipoprotein-releasing ABC transporter permease subunit yields MSFESFIALRYLMARSKQTFISVISVTSILGVALGVASLIVVLGVMNGFTKDLRDKILGVNAHAITMSIGGGIANYESVMEKVQGVPDITGVTPFIYSEVMISTASGVKGLVLRGVDPATAEKVLSIREHMEDGSFASLEQDGMPGIIIGKELAQRLGVGIGGRVNLLSPTGTKTATGFTPRVRICRIVGLFKTGMWEYDSSLGFVSLGFARDLLGWKGDTVTGLEMTVRDVYRADKVAENVTAALGGYPYYSRNWMEMNANLFAALKLEKTAMGIILTLIVLVGSFSIVTTLVMLVMEKTRDIAILMSMGATRSQIRRIFMLQGTIIGAIGTIIGFGLGLSVAYLLKRYQFIELPKGVYSLDTLPVLIEWTDLLIIGVSAMVLCFVATIYPARQAARLEPVEALRYE; encoded by the coding sequence ATGAGCTTTGAATCATTCATTGCGCTGCGCTACCTTATGGCGCGCAGCAAACAGACGTTCATATCCGTCATATCCGTCACTTCCATTCTGGGTGTAGCGCTTGGCGTGGCATCCCTTATCGTGGTTCTTGGTGTCATGAACGGCTTCACCAAGGACTTGCGCGACAAGATTCTCGGTGTGAACGCCCATGCTATCACCATGTCCATAGGTGGCGGCATAGCTAACTACGAATCCGTCATGGAAAAAGTGCAAGGGGTTCCCGATATAACCGGGGTAACCCCTTTCATTTATTCCGAGGTCATGATCTCCACGGCCAGCGGTGTGAAGGGGCTTGTACTGCGCGGGGTTGACCCGGCCACGGCCGAGAAGGTTCTGTCCATTCGTGAACACATGGAAGACGGATCGTTCGCCAGCCTTGAACAGGACGGCATGCCCGGCATCATCATCGGCAAGGAACTCGCACAGCGCCTCGGTGTGGGCATAGGCGGCAGGGTGAACTTGCTGTCTCCCACGGGAACCAAGACTGCAACCGGCTTTACCCCCCGGGTACGCATCTGCCGTATTGTCGGTCTGTTCAAGACGGGGATGTGGGAATACGATTCCTCCCTCGGGTTTGTCTCCCTCGGATTTGCCCGCGACTTGCTCGGCTGGAAGGGCGACACCGTCACCGGCCTTGAAATGACTGTGCGCGATGTGTACCGGGCGGATAAAGTTGCCGAGAATGTGACGGCTGCACTGGGCGGATATCCCTATTACTCCCGCAACTGGATGGAAATGAATGCCAACCTCTTTGCCGCTCTCAAGCTGGAAAAGACGGCCATGGGCATCATCCTGACCCTGATCGTTCTTGTGGGATCCTTTTCCATCGTCACCACGCTGGTTATGCTGGTTATGGAAAAAACCCGTGATATCGCCATTCTCATGTCCATGGGCGCGACGCGGTCCCAGATTCGTCGCATATTCATGCTGCAGGGCACCATCATAGGCGCCATAGGCACAATAATAGGTTTCGGTCTGGGGCTTTCCGTGGCATATCTGCTTAAAAGATATCAGTTTATCGAGTTGCCCAAGGGTGTCTATTCGCTCGATACCCTGCCGGTTCTGATAGAATGGACCGATCTTCTGATAATCGGCGTATCAGCCATGGTGCTTTGTTTTGTGGCAACCATCTATCCCGCCCGTCAGGCTGCGCGCCTTGAGCCGGTTGAAGCGCTGAGGTACGAATAG
- a CDS encoding YgiQ family radical SAM protein produces MKKTPAHISLSAGRTPLPQPAFLPMTRKEMEELGWEELDVLIVSGDGYVDHPSFAAALLGRWLVAHGYRTGIVAQPRWDTTEDVARMGRPSLFTAVSAGAIDSMLAHYTAFRKKRHDDAYTPGGKAGARPNRAAIAYTGLIRQAFPGMGVVIGGIEASLRRITHYDFWTDKLRRPILLDSKADCLVYGMGESALLEIAKAMDAHGGHSGIPLRELVIGIPGTAAMGRGPAESIAPEAGIPKPATGLSPDIPEDAPAYLLPSHESMETQPELLMSATLTLERHVHQAHSWAVQPVAGRAVLLAPPATPLPEEDMDRLYSLPFARKAHPSYKEAIPADSMICTSITTHRGCGGGCSFCSLALHQGRRIASRSHKSVMEEVRAMAATKRFNGSISDVGGPSANMWQAECAADPARCNRASCMHPKICPQFRVNQTETVNMLRRIRDEEGIKHVRVASGVRFDLAQQDNTALRAYTMEFTGGQLKVAPEHICDNVLDLMRKPGLPVFEAFLEAFERYSDKAGKEQYVIPYLMSGFPGCSDEDMRRLGDWLQRRGWKPQQVQCFIPTPGTVATAMFYAGIAPDGRAIVVARTDAERLRQHHILMPEMGRKGAEQSHRKDRGRRPDADRTDRTERADRPDLTGQSDRPERSNRTEKADRPRSRDERGSSGGRPKGSAPKKESGKHYGSGRPQGRKGSK; encoded by the coding sequence ATGAAAAAAACGCCTGCCCATATAAGCCTGTCAGCCGGACGCACCCCCCTTCCGCAACCCGCCTTTCTGCCCATGACCCGCAAGGAGATGGAGGAACTCGGCTGGGAAGAGCTGGACGTTCTTATCGTTTCCGGCGACGGATACGTCGACCACCCCAGCTTTGCCGCCGCCCTGCTCGGCCGCTGGCTCGTAGCCCACGGCTACCGCACCGGTATCGTGGCGCAACCCCGCTGGGATACAACTGAAGACGTAGCGCGCATGGGCCGCCCGTCCCTGTTCACGGCCGTATCGGCAGGTGCCATAGATTCCATGCTTGCGCACTACACCGCCTTCCGCAAAAAGCGGCATGACGATGCATACACCCCCGGCGGCAAGGCGGGCGCCCGCCCGAACAGAGCCGCCATTGCTTACACCGGCCTCATACGTCAGGCATTTCCCGGCATGGGCGTGGTCATCGGCGGTATTGAAGCATCACTGCGGCGCATCACCCACTACGACTTCTGGACCGACAAGTTGCGCCGTCCCATCCTGCTGGACAGCAAGGCAGACTGCCTTGTCTACGGCATGGGCGAAAGTGCGCTTCTGGAAATCGCCAAAGCCATGGACGCCCACGGTGGGCATTCCGGCATTCCCTTGCGCGAACTGGTCATCGGCATTCCCGGTACCGCCGCCATGGGGCGCGGCCCTGCAGAGAGCATTGCGCCCGAAGCAGGCATTCCCAAACCGGCCACAGGACTTTCCCCCGATATTCCCGAAGACGCCCCAGCCTACCTGCTGCCCTCGCACGAAAGCATGGAAACGCAGCCGGAACTGCTCATGAGCGCCACGCTTACCCTTGAACGGCACGTGCATCAGGCCCACTCGTGGGCTGTGCAGCCCGTTGCAGGCAGGGCCGTGCTGCTCGCGCCCCCTGCCACGCCTCTGCCGGAAGAGGATATGGACAGGCTCTACTCCCTGCCCTTTGCCCGCAAGGCACACCCATCCTACAAGGAAGCCATCCCTGCCGACAGCATGATCTGCACGAGCATAACCACCCACAGAGGGTGCGGCGGCGGCTGTTCCTTCTGTTCACTGGCATTGCATCAGGGAAGGCGCATCGCATCGCGCAGCCACAAGTCGGTCATGGAAGAAGTGCGGGCAATGGCCGCAACAAAACGCTTCAACGGTTCCATAAGCGACGTGGGCGGCCCGTCAGCCAACATGTGGCAGGCAGAATGTGCGGCAGACCCTGCCCGGTGCAACCGTGCAAGCTGCATGCATCCGAAGATCTGCCCGCAGTTCCGTGTGAACCAGACCGAAACCGTGAACATGCTGCGCCGCATACGCGACGAAGAGGGCATAAAACATGTGCGTGTGGCCAGCGGGGTACGGTTCGACCTTGCCCAGCAGGACAACACGGCCCTGCGCGCCTACACCATGGAATTTACGGGCGGCCAGCTCAAGGTTGCGCCCGAACACATCTGCGACAATGTGCTCGACCTGATGCGCAAACCCGGCCTGCCAGTTTTTGAAGCATTTCTGGAAGCGTTTGAACGGTATTCCGACAAGGCAGGCAAAGAGCAATATGTCATTCCCTACCTCATGAGCGGCTTTCCCGGCTGTTCGGACGAAGACATGCGCCGCCTTGGAGACTGGCTGCAACGCCGTGGCTGGAAGCCCCAGCAGGTACAGTGCTTCATCCCCACTCCGGGTACGGTTGCCACGGCCATGTTCTACGCGGGCATTGCTCCGGACGGCAGGGCCATTGTCGTGGCACGCACCGATGCGGAACGCCTGCGGCAGCATCATATTCTCATGCCGGAAATGGGACGCAAGGGCGCTGAACAGAGCCACAGAAAGGACAGGGGACGCAGGCCGGACGCTGACCGTACTGACCGGACCGAAAGAGCAGATCGCCCGGATCTGACAGGTCAGTCAGATCGGCCAGAGCGGTCAAAC
- a CDS encoding calcium-binding protein: MMKRLALAALITCLWTTQGIADDKFGVMDKDANDSVSWEEFEAQHPNMRKAAFETIDTNSDGGISHDEWHAFMGSHGADGKTMGGKGPGMQMPPKGGMGMPPGHPPTGSNGKMLIEPPKTAE, from the coding sequence ATGATGAAACGACTTGCACTGGCGGCTCTCATAACCTGCCTGTGGACCACCCAGGGTATAGCGGACGACAAGTTCGGTGTGATGGATAAGGATGCCAACGACTCAGTCAGCTGGGAAGAATTTGAAGCCCAGCACCCCAACATGCGTAAGGCTGCCTTTGAAACCATAGATACAAACTCCGATGGCGGCATTTCTCACGATGAATGGCACGCCTTCATGGGTTCGCATGGTGCCGACGGCAAAACCATGGGCGGCAAGGGGCCCGGCATGCAGATGCCCCCCAAGGGCGGCATGGGAATGCCTCCCGGACACCCGCCCACGGGTTCCAACGGGAAGATGCTCATCGAGCCCCCCAAGACTGCAGAATAA
- a CDS encoding ABC transporter ATP-binding protein — protein MTTGALYQLIGVGREYEGPAEKVTVIQSLDLSIGQGESVAIVGSSGSGKSTLLHLLGTLDNPSWGTINFRGQDLGQFSPEAKAALRNREIGFVFQFHHLLPEFTTIENVAMQALIGGVSRSEAFDRARDALGLVGLHGRIMHRVTTLSGGERQRAAIARAILMRPAVLLADEPTGNLDERTGCVVAEQLMHLNEELGMTLVVVTHNAELAALMQRRLELRAGELYDQTV, from the coding sequence GTGACAACAGGCGCATTATATCAGCTTATCGGGGTGGGCAGAGAGTACGAAGGACCTGCTGAAAAAGTGACCGTGATTCAGTCTCTGGACCTCTCGATAGGGCAGGGAGAATCGGTCGCCATTGTCGGATCATCCGGTTCAGGTAAAAGTACCCTCTTGCATCTCTTGGGAACCCTTGATAATCCTTCGTGGGGAACTATTAACTTTCGCGGACAGGATCTTGGACAATTTTCCCCGGAGGCCAAGGCGGCCCTTCGAAATCGTGAGATAGGTTTCGTATTTCAGTTTCACCACCTGCTGCCGGAGTTTACCACCATCGAGAATGTTGCCATGCAGGCTCTCATTGGCGGGGTAAGCAGGTCAGAGGCTTTTGACAGGGCTCGTGACGCCCTGGGACTGGTGGGGCTACATGGACGGATTATGCACAGGGTGACAACCCTGTCAGGCGGCGAGAGACAACGTGCCGCCATTGCCCGGGCCATACTGATGCGTCCTGCAGTGCTTCTTGCGGACGAGCCCACCGGAAACCTTGATGAGCGGACCGGCTGTGTGGTTGCCGAGCAGCTCATGCATCTGAATGAAGAACTGGGGATGACCCTGGTGGTTGTGACCCATAACGCTGAATTGGCGGCCTTGATGCAACGCCGTCTTGAACTGAGAGCTGGAGAACTGTATGATCAAACTGTTTAG
- a CDS encoding FapA family protein yields MCADAFLRFSGTQDRMKVGVARYVPPQGNGKPLTMERISQLLREAGVKVPVSVKGAEKLLECIATGAPLDRIVIARGVQPENGSDACIVPYGNVNYPVFPGQPIGKLIPATPPRAGMRVDGSELPPPSSLKPRDIVIPDDCNCYLDDASREISSTQYGLVILSDISMNIRPLVRAAEDRQTLTATLYYRDMQARPVTVERVRLMLQAMNVPDGLIDLQAIKDALTRSERTGNPETDVVVARGRLPVHGSDGYVEMLQREDDSAAVGKASSDGSIDYRNRGIMPSVQSGETVAVIHPPTAGTPGVEVFGEILPAQAGKSAAVTLDKSVVLATDGKNVIAQTAGLAQFAGGVLSVQEVMEIKGDVDFGSGNVQVAIGSVKVRGSVLSGFSVKAPGAVVVGEAIESARIVAAGNIEVGGGIVMQGKGFVRCGGNVSAKFISEAVIEAREDVVVQDSILHSTILCGGMVVAVSGRGRIQGGSITCRKGVRATEVGTALGTPTNITLAISSKATRDIEKERDSVKEALGKLKSRFGEAPAEEVLMSARPDQYKVIEAAMGLRDKLTERLDTLRDILAEARLKAAERMRDASVKVTGTVHPGTVITIGEAVFTVSGPLQAVVFRYVPESRSIEAVSA; encoded by the coding sequence GTGTGTGCGGATGCATTTCTGCGTTTTTCGGGAACACAGGACCGCATGAAGGTCGGTGTTGCCCGTTATGTTCCTCCACAGGGGAACGGCAAGCCGCTCACCATGGAACGCATAAGCCAGCTCTTGCGTGAGGCTGGCGTAAAAGTACCCGTCAGTGTGAAAGGTGCCGAGAAGCTGCTGGAGTGCATTGCAACCGGTGCCCCGCTGGACAGGATAGTCATCGCCCGTGGTGTTCAGCCCGAGAATGGCAGTGACGCCTGCATTGTTCCCTATGGCAATGTGAATTACCCCGTGTTTCCGGGACAACCCATAGGCAAGCTCATTCCTGCAACACCTCCCCGCGCGGGCATGCGGGTGGACGGCTCGGAACTGCCGCCCCCTTCATCATTGAAGCCCAGAGATATTGTGATTCCGGATGACTGCAATTGTTATCTGGATGATGCATCCCGCGAGATTTCTTCCACCCAGTACGGTCTTGTCATTCTTTCTGATATTTCCATGAACATCAGGCCGCTGGTGCGGGCTGCCGAAGATCGGCAGACCCTGACGGCCACGCTGTATTATCGCGATATGCAGGCCAGGCCGGTGACTGTGGAGCGGGTTCGGCTGATGTTGCAGGCCATGAATGTGCCTGACGGGCTGATTGACCTGCAGGCGATCAAAGATGCGCTTACCCGCAGTGAACGGACCGGAAATCCTGAAACGGATGTGGTGGTGGCCCGTGGCAGGTTGCCTGTGCACGGTTCGGACGGATATGTGGAGATGCTGCAGCGTGAGGATGATTCCGCAGCCGTGGGCAAAGCGTCATCCGACGGCAGCATTGATTATCGCAACCGCGGGATCATGCCTTCCGTTCAGTCCGGCGAGACAGTGGCTGTTATCCATCCGCCCACCGCGGGAACTCCCGGGGTGGAAGTGTTCGGAGAAATTTTACCTGCGCAGGCAGGAAAGTCCGCCGCCGTTACCTTGGACAAAAGCGTGGTTCTGGCGACAGACGGGAAAAATGTTATTGCCCAGACGGCCGGTCTTGCCCAATTTGCCGGTGGTGTTCTTTCCGTTCAGGAAGTGATGGAAATAAAAGGCGATGTGGATTTCGGTTCCGGCAACGTGCAGGTGGCCATAGGCTCTGTCAAAGTGCGCGGTTCCGTCCTTTCCGGTTTTTCCGTCAAGGCTCCCGGGGCTGTGGTTGTGGGAGAGGCCATTGAATCTGCCCGCATTGTTGCCGCTGGCAATATTGAAGTTGGCGGCGGCATTGTCATGCAGGGGAAGGGATTTGTCCGTTGCGGCGGCAATGTGTCCGCCAAATTCATCTCCGAAGCCGTGATAGAGGCGCGCGAAGATGTGGTGGTGCAGGATTCCATATTGCATTCCACCATTCTGTGCGGCGGCATGGTGGTTGCCGTATCCGGCCGCGGCAGGATTCAGGGTGGGTCCATAACCTGCCGCAAGGGGGTGCGGGCCACAGAGGTGGGAACGGCCCTCGGCACGCCCACAAATATCACGCTGGCCATAAGCTCAAAGGCAACGCGCGATATCGAAAAAGAACGGGATAGCGTGAAAGAGGCGCTGGGCAAGCTTAAATCGCGATTTGGTGAAGCCCCTGCGGAAGAGGTGCTCATGAGTGCAAGGCCGGATCAATACAAGGTGATCGAGGCTGCCATGGGGCTGCGCGACAAGCTGACTGAGCGGCTTGATACGTTGCGGGATATCTTGGCGGAAGCACGGCTCAAGGCTGCTGAACGCATGCGCGATGCCTCGGTCAAGGTTACGGGAACGGTGCATCCCGGCACTGTCATTACCATAGGCGAAGCCGTGTTCACGGTATCCGGCCCTTTGCAGGCCGTGGTGTTCCGTTATGTGCCGGAATCCAGAAGCATAGAGGCTGTGTCTGCCTGA
- the lysS gene encoding lysine--tRNA ligase, translated as MLESFANRDDLNEVVKNRVAKSCDLLEAGYALFPNGFRKEEDFSEIRAEFEGLETEELEALDRVFCCAGRIVANRSFGKVTFFHLLDRSGKMQCYAAREDMGEEEYAIFKKFDIGDIVGVHGTLFRTKTGELTLSCKSVKLLTKSIRPLPEKYHGLKDVEIRYRQRYVDLIVTPRTREIFRKRTQVVREFRRFMEGHGFMEVETPMMQPIPGGATARPFVTHHNTLDMQLYMRIAPELYLKRLLVGGFEKVFEINRNFRNEGISTQHNPEFTMCEFYWAYATFEDLMDLTEQLFAHIAQAVCGSTVITYQEQEIDLTPGKWTRMGFAESLEKIGGHSADLYTNYDKLAAYIKERGEKVIAGEKLAKLQAKLFDLDVEPRLVQPHFIYHYPTDISPLSRKNEKDPTITDRFELFMTGRELANAFSELNDPVDQRLRFLDQVAEKEAGDDEAHFMDEDYLRALEYGMPPAAGQGIGIDRLVMLLTDSASIREVILFPLLKPES; from the coding sequence ATGCTGGAGAGTTTCGCCAACCGCGACGATCTGAACGAAGTGGTTAAAAACAGGGTGGCGAAATCCTGTGACCTGCTTGAGGCGGGATACGCCTTGTTCCCCAACGGATTCCGCAAGGAGGAAGATTTCTCCGAAATTCGCGCAGAATTCGAGGGACTGGAGACTGAGGAGCTTGAAGCGCTCGACCGGGTCTTCTGTTGCGCCGGACGTATTGTCGCCAACCGCTCCTTCGGCAAGGTGACCTTTTTTCACCTGCTCGACCGCAGCGGCAAGATGCAGTGTTACGCTGCCCGCGAAGATATGGGCGAAGAAGAGTACGCCATTTTCAAGAAGTTCGATATCGGTGATATCGTCGGTGTGCACGGCACGCTTTTCCGCACCAAGACCGGCGAACTTACGCTTTCCTGCAAGTCCGTCAAACTGCTTACCAAATCCATTCGTCCGCTGCCGGAAAAGTATCATGGCCTGAAGGACGTGGAAATTCGGTATCGCCAGCGGTATGTCGACCTTATCGTTACGCCGCGCACCCGCGAGATTTTCCGCAAACGTACCCAGGTGGTGCGCGAATTCCGCCGTTTCATGGAAGGCCATGGCTTCATGGAAGTGGAAACGCCCATGATGCAGCCCATTCCCGGCGGTGCCACTGCACGCCCGTTTGTCACGCATCATAATACGCTCGACATGCAGCTCTATATGCGCATTGCGCCCGAGCTGTACCTCAAGCGCCTGCTTGTGGGCGGGTTTGAAAAGGTGTTCGAAATCAACCGCAACTTCCGTAACGAAGGTATTTCCACCCAGCATAACCCCGAGTTTACCATGTGTGAATTTTACTGGGCGTATGCAACCTTCGAAGATCTCATGGATCTTACCGAACAGCTTTTTGCGCATATTGCGCAGGCTGTGTGCGGTTCCACCGTTATCACTTATCAGGAACAGGAAATCGACCTGACTCCCGGCAAGTGGACCCGCATGGGTTTTGCGGAATCTCTTGAGAAGATAGGCGGACATTCTGCCGACCTGTATACCAACTATGACAAGCTTGCCGCATACATAAAAGAACGCGGCGAAAAGGTCATAGCGGGTGAAAAGCTGGCAAAGCTGCAGGCAAAGCTGTTCGATCTGGACGTTGAGCCGCGTCTTGTTCAGCCGCACTTCATCTATCATTACCCCACGGACATCTCGCCACTTTCCCGTAAGAACGAGAAAGATCCCACCATCACTGACCGTTTTGAGCTTTTTATGACCGGTCGTGAACTTGCCAACGCCTTTTCGGAACTCAATGATCCCGTGGACCAGCGTCTGCGGTTCCTTGATCAGGTGGCCGAAAAGGAAGCAGGCGATGATGAAGCGCACTTCATGGACGAGGACTATCTCCGCGCTCTGGAATATGGCATGCCTCCGGCCGCAGGGCAGGGTATCGGCATTGACCGTCTGGTCATGCTGCTGACCGATTCTGCGTCCATCCGCGAGGTCATCCTCTTCCCGCTGCTCAAACCGGAGAGCTAG